A genomic region of Torulaspora delbrueckii CBS 1146 chromosome 7, complete genome contains the following coding sequences:
- the TDEL0G01670 gene encoding uncharacterized protein (similar to Saccharomyces cerevisiae YHL026C; ancestral locus Anc_4.24) — MKSEGFLGRKSWLFNFCYIFVIHGVVSGIIAGGVEFAIAYGMYHKNSQPILLWGFPNTLSGDCALSLFIQVGVTWACEEILVGWDCYLENTPILPFEIELPDEPGHKLFWRLFEVKHGILREDRSFRSYIRKQFVRYPNRTKLFNLFAWFVSKLIISMITAAMIWFWVWPVTMGILAGIGTKVGSHDYQFHGWAPQIMKLIYGFVLGLMSSPLAIIVILLRDNWHLKYKETANITSTTNEKGVDQASANDTSTGDTNVDEADQSTTNN; from the coding sequence ATGAAAAGTGAAGGTTTCTTGGGAAGGAAATCGTGGttattcaatttttgcTACATATTTGTCATACATGGTGTTGTCAGTGGGATCATAGCGGGTGGTGTTGAATTTGCAATCGCTTATGGGATGTACCACAAGAATTCACAGCCCATATTACTTTGGGGGTTTCCCAATACGCTTTCCGGCGACTGTGCATTGAGTCTATTTATCCAAGTGGGAGTAACATGGGCGTGTGAAGAAATATTGGTAGGCTGGGATTGCTATCTGGAGAATACACCGATATTGCCGTTTGAAATTGAGTTACCAGACGAACCAGGCCATAAACTTTTCTGGAGATTATTCGAAGTAAAGCATGGCATCTTACGGGAAGATCGAAGTTTCCGCAGTTACATCCGAAAACAGTTCGTGAGGTACCCAAACCGAACAAAATTGTTTAATCTTTTTGCATGGTTCGTGAGTAAGCTCATAATCTCGATGATCACTGCGGCGATGATCTGGTTCTGGGTATGGCCGGTTACTATGGGGATCTTGGCTGGAATTGGCACAAAAGTTGGAAGCCATGATTACCAATTCCACGGCTGGGCCCCTCAGATAATGAAACTTATCTACGGATTTGTCTTAGGCCTCATGTCATCGCCATTGGCTATCATTGTTATCTTACTGCGAGACAATTGGCATCTCAAATACAAGGAAACCGCTAATATAACGTCCACAACTAACGAAAAGGGGGTTGATCAAGCAAGCGCTAATGATACGTCAACAGGGGATACAAATGTCGATGAAGCAGACCAATCTACTACTAATAACTAA
- the RIX7 gene encoding putative AAA family ATPase RIX7 (similar to Saccharomyces cerevisiae RIX7 (YLL034C); ancestral locus Anc_4.23), with product MAKNASRKGPLKGSLDSKIEDLIYRLLEEKSLDKKRLLSAENEDGVDEADTLSFAKDLVVPEIFTFCQTKDLSMLRVKKVILQKSIERVLKQVIDEEAAEFDGYASFKDESAELVPKDDNLVPVQDNNEFNKNITDQWAVRTGNNITDGETEATEAEAVSSQAKKRVKEAGTGKSKRQKVKENRTPPSTNLESLGGMDDVIAQLMELIGLPILHPEIYLSTGVEPPRGVLLHGPPGCGKTSIANALAGELQVPFISVSAPSIVSGMSGESEKKLRDLFDEAKQLAPCLVFFDEIDAITPKRDGGAQREMERRIVAQLLTSMDEISMQKTDGKPVIIIGATNRPDSLDSALRRAGRFDREICLNVPNEISRIHILKKMSQHLKIDGEIDFIKLAKLTPGFVGADLKALITASGTCAIKRIFQEYADLSALSDSQMEVDQTGILDEKAMKNTANIIDPIPLSTIQKFIKNFPEPLNDEQLQHLTIKYEDFLKALPTIQPTAKREGFATVPDVTWANVGALSKIRIELNMAIVQPIKRPELYEKVGISAPAGVLLWGPPGCGKTLLAKAVANESRANFISIKGPELLNKYVGESERAIRQVFTRARASVPCVIFFDELDALVPRRDTTLSESSSRVVNTLLTELDGLNDRRGIFVIGATNRPDMIDPAMLRPGRLDKTLFIELPNTQEKLDIIKTLKVSNGTPIADDVDLEKVIADERCRNFSGADIAALLREASVLALKRSFFKTDMIHSVLDNDLDKEFEDLSVGVPQEDILVAMHDFTNALRKIKPSVSDKDRLKYDRLNKKIGLE from the coding sequence ATGGCAAAGAATGCGTCTCGCAAAGGCCCGCTAAAGGGCTCTCTAGATAGtaagattgaagatctgaTATACCGATTactggaagaaaaatcgCTTGATAAAAAAAGACTACTTTCTGCTGAGAATGAGGATGGAGTGGATGAAGCAGACACTCTATCTTTTGCCAAGGACCTTGTAGTTCCAGAAATATTCACTTTTTGTCAGACGAAGGATCTATCTATGCTGagagtgaagaaagttattcttcaaaaatcCATTGAAAGAGTCCTGAAACAGGTTATAGACGAGGAAGCAGCCGAGTTTGATGGCTATGCTAGTTTTAAAGATGAATCGGCAGAATTGGTTCCTAAGGATGATAACCTTGTGCCTGTTCAGGATAATAATGAGTTTAACAAGAATATAACTGACCAGTGGGCTGTGAGAACTGGAAATAACATCACGGATGGGGAAACTGAAGCTACAGAAGCTGAAGCTGTTTCTTCTcaggcaaagaagagagtGAAAGAAGCTGGGACGGGGAAAAGTAAGCGTCAAAAAGTGAAAGAGAATAGAACTCCTCCATCCACTAATTTAGAGTCACTAGGAGGCATGGATGATGTGATCGCGCAGTTGATGGAATTGATTGGTTTACCAATCTTGCATCCCGAAATATACCTTTCTACTGGTGTCGAGCCTCCTCGTGGTGTTCTTTTACATGGCCCACCTGGTTGTGGTAAGACTTCTATCGCCAATGCGTTGGCTGGAGAGCTGCAAGTTCCATTTATTTCTGTTTCGGCGCCATCAATTGTAAGTGGTATGTCTGGTgagagtgaaaaaaaattgagagaTCTATTTGACGAAGCAAAACAGTTAGCCCCATGTTTGGTGttcttcgatgaaatcGACGCTATTACTCCCAAACGTGATGGTGGGGCACAAAGAGAGATGGAAAGGAGAATTGTAGCCCAGCTCTTGACCTCTATGGATGAAATCTCTATGCAAAAAACCGACGGTAAACCCGTCATTATTATCGGTGCTACCAATAGACCAGATTCCTTGGATTCGGCATTAAGAAGGGCTGGCAGGTTTGATAGAGAAATATGTCTCAACGTCccaaatgaaatttcaagaattcataTTCTCAAGAAGATGTCGCAACATCTTAAAATCGATGGTGAAATAgactttatcaaattggccaagttgaCACCAGGTTTTGTTGGTGCAGATTTGAAGGCCCTAATAACAGCCTCAGGAACTTGCGCAATCAAAcgtatttttcaagaatatgCCGATCTGTCGGCGTTGTCTGATAGTCAAATGGAGGTTGATCAAACCGGCATTCTGGATGAAAAGGCCATGAAAAACACGGCAAACATCATTGATCCTATACCGCTTTCAACTATTCAaaagtttatcaagaactttCCAGAGCCTCTGAATGACGAACAACTCCAGCACCTGACGATTAAGTATGAAGACTTCTTAAAGGCATTACCGACAATACAACCTACTGCTAAGAGAGAAGGGTTTGCAACAGTTCCAGACGTTACTTGGGCCAATGTCGGTGCTTTGTCAAAGATCAGAATAGAACTGAATATGGCTATCGTACAGCCAATTAAGAGACCGGAACTTTACGAGAAAGTGGGTATAAGTGCTCCGGCAGGTGTATTGTTATGGGGGCCACCTGGATGTGGTAAGACCCTTTTAGCGAAAGCAGTTGCCAACGAATCGCGTGCAAACTTCATATCGATCAAGGGTCCTGAGTTGCTGAATAAATATGTTGGTGAATCCGAAAGGGCCATTAGACAGGTTTTCACCAGAGCGCGCGCATCAGTTCCATGTGTTATATTtttcgatgagcttgatgCATTGGtcccaagaagagataCCACATTATCTGAATCTTCATCGAGAGTTGTCAATACTCTGTTAACAGAGTTGGATGGACTTAATGACAGAAGAGGAATTTTTGTGATTGGTGCCACGAATAGACCTGACATGATAGATCCTGCAATGTTAAGACCTGGAAGACTGGATAAAACCTTGTTCATTGAATTGCCAAATACACAAGAAAAGCTGGATATAAtaaagactttgaaagtgtcCAATGGAACACCCATTGCCGATGATGTTGATTTGGAGAAGGTAATAGCAGATGAACGCTGTAGAAACTTCTCCGGTGCTGATATTGCAGCTTTGCTGAGAGAAGCCTCGGTTTTagctttgaagagaagtttcttcaaaactgATATGATTCATTCCGTTTTAGACAACGATCTTGATaaggaatttgaagatttaaGTGTTGGGGTGCCACAGGAGGAT